One genomic window of Streptomonospora nanhaiensis includes the following:
- a CDS encoding DUF362 domain-containing protein, with translation MRGVPLARIRRRLPSAALADPAARAYTETAALLRGAGVGAGATVAVTAGSRGIHGIAEVLAAVARAVADAGARPVLFAAMGSHGGGTAQGQRDVLAALGVTERAVGAPVSCSDRVVHLGETGPPLPGLPVYFAAEAAAADAIVAVNRVKPHTSFHGPHESGLLKMLTVGAGRARGAAMVHRLGWAHMVDAIAAISAVVLERLPVIGGVALVQDPYERLSVVEAVPADRLADREPELLERARALLPRLPVDDLDALVVREMGKTYSGCGMDTNVIGRLRLEGMAEPDRPRIRCLGVLDLSPDSHGNATGVGLADFTTERLAAAIDREATYLNCLTSGGPQRAAVPMTFPDDAALLDAMGRMLRPADEALVRMAVIDNTLALDEMWVSEAVLAEVEAAEDIEVLDRRPGPEFDARGRLVL, from the coding sequence GTGAGAGGCGTCCCGCTGGCCCGCATCCGCCGCCGCCTGCCCTCGGCCGCGCTCGCCGACCCGGCCGCCCGGGCCTACACCGAGACCGCCGCGCTGCTGCGCGGGGCCGGGGTCGGCGCCGGGGCGACGGTGGCCGTCACCGCCGGCAGCCGCGGCATCCACGGCATCGCCGAGGTGCTGGCCGCCGTGGCCCGCGCGGTCGCCGACGCCGGCGCGCGGCCCGTGCTGTTTGCGGCCATGGGCAGCCACGGCGGCGGCACCGCCCAGGGCCAGCGGGACGTCCTGGCCGCGCTGGGTGTCACCGAGCGGGCCGTCGGCGCGCCGGTGAGCTGCTCGGACCGGGTGGTCCACCTCGGCGAGACCGGGCCGCCGCTGCCCGGACTGCCGGTGTACTTCGCCGCGGAGGCCGCGGCGGCCGACGCGATCGTCGCCGTCAACCGGGTCAAGCCGCACACCTCCTTCCACGGCCCGCACGAGAGCGGCCTGCTGAAGATGCTGACCGTGGGCGCGGGCCGGGCGCGCGGCGCCGCGATGGTGCACCGGCTGGGCTGGGCGCACATGGTCGACGCCATCGCGGCCATCAGCGCCGTGGTGCTGGAGCGGCTGCCCGTCATCGGCGGCGTCGCCCTGGTGCAGGACCCCTACGAGCGGCTGTCGGTGGTGGAGGCGGTGCCGGCCGACCGCCTCGCCGACCGGGAGCCGGAGCTGCTGGAGCGCGCCCGCGCGCTGCTGCCCCGGCTGCCCGTGGACGACCTGGACGCCCTCGTCGTGCGCGAGATGGGCAAGACCTACAGCGGCTGCGGCATGGACACCAACGTGATCGGGCGGCTGCGGCTGGAGGGCATGGCCGAGCCCGACCGGCCGCGCATCCGCTGCCTGGGCGTGCTCGACCTGTCGCCCGACTCCCACGGCAACGCCACCGGGGTGGGGCTGGCCGACTTCACCACCGAGCGCCTGGCCGCCGCCATCGACCGGGAGGCCACCTACCTCAACTGCCTGACCAGCGGCGGACCGCAGCGGGCGGCGGTGCCGATGACGTTTCCCGACGACGCCGCGCTGCTGGACGCGATGGGGCGGATGCTGCGGCCCGCCGACGAGGCGCTGGTGCGCATGGCCGTCATCGACAACACCCTCGCCCTGGACGAGATGTGGGTGTCGGAGGCGGTGCTGGCCGAGGTGGAGGCGGCCGAGGACATCGAGGTGCTGGACCGCCGGCCGGGCCCGGAGTTCGACGCCCGGGGACGGCTGGTCCTGTGA
- a CDS encoding Ldh family oxidoreductase — protein MPDANGATDGPGVDPAGLRDLVARIFTAAGLTGPDADTVADHLVQADLRGVDSHGVSRTAIYVERLGQGLIAARPKPRTLTQTPVSALVDAGNGHGIVAAEQAMRTAVAKAEESGVGMVAVRNSNHCGMLAHYTATAARAGLIGFATTSAPAAMAPWGAKEPFFGTNPLSYAVPTPPGRADIVFDMATSHVAKGKIILAHKNGQDIPLGWALDAEGRPTTDSGAALAGTVLPLGGPKGSGLALLVDVLSGLLSGAHYGPHIPQLYNNPDRPQGLGHFFLALAPGVFAPPEEFTARVAALADELAALPAAEGHRRVYLPGEPEAERAEHRRAHGIPLSPEVRAELRATAGALGLPADSWAVLDGPAAPAAPPAAEPGTAR, from the coding sequence ATGCCGGACGCCAACGGCGCCACCGACGGACCGGGCGTGGACCCGGCCGGACTGCGCGACCTGGTCGCGCGCATCTTCACCGCCGCCGGGCTCACCGGGCCCGACGCCGACACGGTCGCCGACCACCTGGTGCAGGCCGACCTGCGGGGGGTGGACTCCCACGGGGTCAGCCGCACCGCGATCTACGTCGAGCGGCTGGGGCAGGGGCTGATCGCCGCCCGGCCCAAGCCGCGCACCCTCACCCAGACGCCGGTGTCGGCGCTGGTGGACGCGGGCAACGGGCACGGGATCGTCGCCGCCGAGCAGGCGATGCGCACCGCCGTGGCCAAGGCCGAGGAGTCGGGGGTGGGCATGGTCGCCGTGCGCAACTCCAACCACTGCGGCATGCTCGCCCACTACACGGCGACCGCCGCGCGCGCCGGGCTCATCGGGTTCGCCACCACCAGCGCCCCGGCCGCCATGGCGCCGTGGGGCGCCAAGGAGCCGTTCTTCGGCACCAACCCGCTCTCCTACGCCGTGCCCACGCCGCCCGGACGCGCCGACATCGTGTTCGACATGGCCACCAGCCACGTCGCCAAGGGCAAGATCATCCTGGCGCACAAGAACGGCCAGGACATCCCGCTGGGGTGGGCGCTGGACGCCGAGGGCCGCCCCACCACCGACTCCGGCGCGGCGCTGGCGGGCACCGTGCTGCCGCTGGGCGGCCCCAAGGGGTCGGGCCTGGCGCTGCTGGTCGACGTGCTCTCCGGGCTGCTGTCGGGCGCCCACTACGGCCCGCACATCCCCCAGCTCTACAACAACCCCGACCGGCCCCAGGGCCTGGGGCACTTCTTCCTGGCGCTGGCGCCCGGGGTGTTCGCGCCGCCGGAGGAGTTCACCGCGCGCGTGGCCGCGCTCGCCGACGAACTGGCGGCCCTGCCCGCCGCCGAGGGCCACCGCCGGGTCTACCTGCCGGGCGAACCCGAGGCCGAGCGCGCCGAGCACCGCCGCGCCCACGGCATCCCCCTCTCGCCGGAGGTGCGCGCCGAGCTGCGCGCCACGGCCGGAGCGCTGGGCCTGCCCGCCGACTCCTGGGCGGTCCTGGACGGCCCGGCCGCACCGGCCGCCCCGCCCGCCGCCGAGCCCGGGACCGCGCGGTGA
- the larE gene encoding ATP-dependent sacrificial sulfur transferase LarE, producing MSAPAGTAGGAGTGAESGAPAAAAVDAATARLRAALAAHGRVVVAYSGGVDSALLAHTAHHVLGEGALAVTAVSPSLAAAERRAARAFAAEHGIAHLEVCTDEGERPDYVANGGDRCFHCKSALLDALAPLAARLGAAVATGTNLDDLGDHRPGLRAASGRGAVTPLADAGFTKAMVRAAAARLGLAVAAKPAAPCLASRVAYGDPVTPEVLARVEAAEAALRCHGFTQVRVRAHAGGTLARVEVPEGEVERAARLRAVVEPAVRACGFAFCALDLGGFASGRLNALLPLVEAGRAAGGRR from the coding sequence GTGAGCGCCCCCGCCGGCACGGCTGGCGGCGCCGGAACCGGCGCCGAGAGCGGCGCCCCCGCCGCGGCCGCCGTCGACGCCGCCACCGCGCGGCTGCGGGCGGCGCTGGCCGCCCACGGGCGCGTCGTCGTGGCCTACTCGGGCGGGGTGGACTCCGCGCTGCTGGCCCACACCGCCCACCACGTGCTGGGCGAGGGCGCGCTGGCCGTCACTGCGGTCTCGCCCAGCCTGGCCGCCGCCGAGCGGCGGGCCGCCCGCGCGTTCGCCGCCGAGCACGGGATCGCCCACCTGGAGGTCTGCACCGACGAGGGCGAGCGCCCCGACTACGTGGCCAACGGCGGCGACCGCTGCTTCCACTGCAAGTCGGCGCTGCTGGACGCGCTGGCCCCGCTGGCGGCGCGGCTGGGCGCGGCCGTGGCCACGGGAACCAACCTCGACGACCTCGGCGACCACCGCCCGGGCCTGCGCGCGGCCTCCGGGCGCGGTGCCGTCACCCCGCTGGCCGACGCCGGGTTCACCAAGGCCATGGTGCGCGCCGCCGCCGCGCGACTGGGCCTGGCGGTGGCCGCCAAACCGGCGGCGCCCTGCCTGGCCTCGCGGGTGGCCTACGGCGACCCCGTGACCCCCGAGGTGCTGGCGCGGGTGGAGGCCGCCGAGGCGGCGCTGCGGTGCCACGGGTTCACCCAGGTGCGGGTGCGCGCCCACGCCGGCGGCACACTGGCCCGCGTCGAGGTGCCGGAGGGGGAGGTCGAGCGGGCGGCGCGGCTGCGCGCGGTGGTCGAGCCGGCGGTGCGCGCCTGCGGGTTCGCCTTCTGCGCGCTGGACCTGGGCGGGTTCGCCAGCGGGCGGCTCAACGCGCTGCTGCCGCTGGTGGAGGCAGGGCGGGCCGCGGGAGGACGGCGGTGA
- the larB gene encoding nickel pincer cofactor biosynthesis protein LarB, which produces MSGTGAGGSADGRARDPGYRDLGFARIDTRREARQGVAECVYTPGKRPEEVVAIVAELLAHATGPVLATRADPDTAQAVLAAHPAGRYDPQARLLAWRPAPPRGFRLAVLTAGTADWPVAAEAAAVARAVGLEVDVYRDVGVAGLHRLLDCVDAVTAHHAVVVVAGMEGALASVVGGLVAHPVIAVPTSTGYGAGLEGVTALLAMLSSCAAGLTVVNIDSGFGAAMAAHRLATAMAAAAGPGGGPHRAGPAGAGGTGGAA; this is translated from the coding sequence GTGAGCGGCACCGGAGCAGGCGGAAGCGCCGACGGCCGGGCCCGCGACCCCGGCTACCGCGACCTCGGGTTCGCCCGCATCGACACCCGGCGCGAGGCCCGCCAGGGGGTCGCCGAGTGCGTCTACACCCCCGGCAAGCGGCCCGAGGAGGTGGTGGCGATCGTGGCCGAACTCCTCGCCCACGCCACCGGCCCGGTCCTGGCCACCCGCGCCGACCCCGACACCGCCCAGGCGGTGCTGGCCGCCCACCCCGCGGGCCGCTACGACCCCCAGGCGCGGCTGCTGGCCTGGCGGCCCGCCCCGCCGCGCGGCTTCCGGCTGGCCGTGCTGACCGCCGGCACCGCCGACTGGCCGGTGGCCGCCGAGGCGGCGGCCGTGGCCCGCGCGGTGGGCCTGGAGGTGGACGTGTACCGCGACGTGGGCGTGGCCGGGCTGCACCGGCTGCTGGACTGCGTCGACGCCGTCACCGCCCACCACGCGGTGGTCGTGGTGGCGGGCATGGAGGGCGCGCTGGCCAGCGTGGTCGGCGGGCTGGTGGCCCACCCGGTGATCGCCGTGCCGACCTCCACCGGCTACGGCGCGGGCCTGGAGGGGGTCACCGCCCTGCTGGCCATGCTCAGCTCCTGCGCGGCCGGGCTCACGGTGGTCAACATCGACTCCGGGTTCGGCGCGGCCATGGCCGCCCACCGGCTGGCCACGGCGATGGCCGCCGCGGCCGGCCCGGGCGGCGGCCCGCACCGCGCGGGTCCGGCCGGCGCCGGCGGGACGGGAGGCGCCGCGTGA
- the larC gene encoding nickel pincer cofactor biosynthesis protein LarC, with amino-acid sequence MILWLHPFAGISGDMLLGALLDLGAPLDEVRAAVASTGLPGWRLEARTVLKRGISATKAEVAVTDTATARPARVLLDHIDRARPQRAARTAAAAVTAIAEAEARLHGADPAEVHLHEIGGLDTVVDTVGAAAALDLLGVQEVVSAPPTLGRTTVATAHGRLPAPAPATLALLAGVPVTGADIAAETVTPTGAALLRTVAAGYGPPPAMVPVRTGYGAGTRDLPDRPNVLQAVLGEPVGAGGGGAEEPLVVLETNVDDATGEELAHAVAAALEGGAVDAWTSPIVMKKGRPAHTVHALCRPGRAAEVEALLLRHTGSLGMRRISVGRVALPRRTTTVDVGGHPVRVKHGPWHAKPEYDDAARAARALGLPLRTVVRRALARSAAEDGAAPPGTAGPGPDPGPG; translated from the coding sequence GTGATCCTGTGGCTGCACCCCTTCGCCGGGATCTCCGGCGACATGCTGCTGGGCGCCCTGCTGGACCTGGGCGCGCCCCTGGACGAGGTGCGCGCGGCCGTCGCCTCCACCGGCCTGCCCGGCTGGCGGCTGGAGGCGCGCACCGTGCTCAAGCGCGGCATCAGCGCCACCAAGGCCGAGGTGGCGGTGACCGACACCGCCACCGCCCGCCCGGCCCGCGTCCTGCTCGACCACATCGACCGCGCCCGGCCCCAGCGCGCCGCGCGCACCGCCGCCGCGGCCGTCACCGCCATCGCCGAGGCCGAGGCGCGGCTGCACGGCGCCGACCCCGCCGAGGTCCACCTGCACGAGATCGGCGGGCTGGACACCGTGGTCGACACCGTGGGCGCCGCCGCCGCGCTGGACCTGCTCGGCGTGCAGGAGGTGGTGTCGGCCCCGCCCACCCTGGGCCGCACCACGGTCGCCACCGCACACGGGCGGCTGCCCGCCCCCGCCCCGGCCACCCTCGCGCTGCTGGCGGGCGTTCCGGTGACCGGCGCCGACATCGCGGCCGAGACCGTCACCCCCACCGGCGCCGCGCTGCTGCGCACGGTGGCCGCCGGCTACGGCCCGCCCCCGGCGATGGTCCCGGTGCGCACCGGCTACGGCGCGGGCACCCGCGACCTGCCCGACCGGCCCAACGTGCTCCAGGCGGTGCTGGGCGAGCCGGTCGGCGCAGGGGGCGGCGGCGCGGAGGAGCCGCTGGTGGTGCTGGAGACCAACGTGGACGACGCGACCGGCGAGGAGCTGGCGCACGCCGTCGCGGCCGCGCTGGAGGGCGGCGCCGTGGACGCCTGGACCAGCCCGATCGTCATGAAGAAGGGCCGCCCCGCCCACACCGTGCACGCGCTGTGCCGGCCCGGCCGGGCCGCCGAGGTGGAGGCGCTGCTGCTGCGCCACACCGGCAGTTTGGGGATGCGGCGCATATCGGTGGGGCGGGTCGCGCTGCCGCGCCGCACCACCACGGTCGACGTCGGCGGGCACCCCGTCCGCGTCAAGCACGGGCCCTGGCACGCCAAGCCCGAGTACGACGACGCGGCCCGCGCCGCCCGCGCCCTGGGGCTGCCGCTGCGCACCGTGGTGCGCCGCGCCCTGGCGCGGTCGGCGGCCGAGGACGGCGCCGCGCCGCCCGGCACGGCCGGTCCCGGCCCCGATCCCGGGCCCGGCTGA
- a CDS encoding dihydrodipicolinate synthase family protein — protein sequence MPGSPITSSARGVFAIAPTPFTPDGAVDTTSLDRLTDFYTASGVTGITVLGQLGEAPKLAHDEAVAIAARVVRRVQVPVVVGVSAPGFAAMRSLTAAVMDAGAAGVMIAPPNTLRTDDQITAYYRNAAQAIGPDVPFVIQDYPLTFSVVMTPKVIRAIVAENPGCVMLKHEDWPGLEKISALRGFERDGSMRRLSILCGNGGLFLDFETERGADGAMTGYCFPDMLVELVELAARGEREAAHDLFDAHLPLLRYEQQPGVGLAVRKYVFARRGILDHEAQRAPAATLSAAARAEVDLLLERLARRDGRARLSPLAR from the coding sequence TTGCCCGGTTCGCCCATCACGAGTTCGGCGCGCGGCGTGTTCGCGATCGCGCCCACCCCCTTCACGCCCGACGGCGCCGTGGACACCACGTCGCTGGACCGGCTCACCGACTTCTACACCGCCTCCGGTGTCACCGGCATCACCGTGCTGGGCCAGCTGGGCGAGGCGCCCAAGCTCGCCCACGACGAGGCGGTGGCCATCGCCGCCCGCGTGGTCCGGCGGGTCCAGGTGCCCGTGGTGGTGGGGGTGTCGGCCCCCGGGTTCGCCGCGATGCGCTCGCTCACCGCCGCCGTCATGGACGCCGGCGCCGCCGGGGTGATGATCGCGCCGCCCAACACGCTGCGCACCGACGACCAGATCACCGCCTACTACCGCAACGCGGCCCAGGCCATCGGGCCCGACGTGCCGTTCGTCATCCAGGACTACCCGCTGACGTTCTCGGTGGTGATGACGCCGAAGGTGATCCGCGCGATCGTGGCGGAGAACCCCGGCTGCGTCATGCTCAAGCACGAGGACTGGCCGGGGCTGGAGAAGATCTCGGCGCTGCGGGGGTTCGAGCGCGACGGCTCCATGCGGCGGCTGTCGATCCTGTGCGGCAACGGCGGCCTGTTCCTGGACTTCGAGACCGAGCGCGGCGCCGACGGCGCCATGACCGGCTACTGCTTCCCCGACATGCTCGTGGAGCTGGTGGAGTTGGCCGCGCGCGGCGAGCGCGAGGCCGCCCACGACCTGTTCGACGCGCACCTGCCGCTGCTGCGCTACGAGCAGCAGCCGGGCGTGGGGCTGGCGGTGCGCAAGTACGTCTTCGCGCGCCGGGGAATCCTCGACCACGAGGCCCAGCGCGCCCCGGCGGCCACGCTGTCGGCGGCGGCCCGCGCCGAGGTCGACCTGCTGCTGGAGCGCCTGGCCCGCAGGGACGGGCGCGCGCGGCTGAGCCCGCTCGCGCGCTGA
- a CDS encoding SDR family oxidoreductase produces MSETQTGAAPSVQPPDQFGDYPRTAVVTGGDSGIGRATAVRLAQAGFDIGLTYHSDEEGAGITAEEVRAAGRRAEVRRHDLTDPVAGSRVVDDLTEVLGGIGVLVNNAGRGTSQGLLDMDYDLWRATLAVDLDAPFLCSQAAARHMRDAGRGGRIVNVTSVHEAYPRIGAGPYCAAKGGLRMLTRTLALELSLYGITANAVAPGEIATPMTGQHEQTPEQDTRAGYPLARPGDAREVAAAIAFLADPAASYITGATLFVDGGMTMMGPQAGGALDSPEWRAG; encoded by the coding sequence ATGTCCGAGACGCAGACCGGTGCCGCGCCGTCCGTCCAACCGCCCGACCAGTTCGGCGACTACCCCCGCACGGCGGTGGTCACCGGCGGCGACAGCGGGATCGGCCGCGCCACGGCCGTGCGGCTGGCCCAGGCCGGGTTCGATATCGGGCTGACCTACCACTCCGACGAGGAGGGCGCGGGCATCACGGCCGAGGAGGTCCGCGCGGCCGGGCGGCGCGCCGAGGTGCGCCGCCACGACCTCACCGACCCGGTGGCGGGCTCGCGGGTGGTCGACGACCTCACCGAGGTGCTGGGCGGCATCGGCGTGCTGGTCAACAACGCGGGCCGGGGCACCAGCCAGGGCCTGCTCGACATGGACTACGACCTGTGGCGGGCCACGCTGGCGGTCGACCTCGACGCCCCGTTCCTGTGCTCCCAGGCGGCGGCGCGGCACATGCGCGACGCCGGGCGGGGCGGGCGCATCGTCAACGTCACCAGCGTGCACGAGGCCTATCCGCGCATCGGCGCGGGCCCCTACTGCGCGGCAAAGGGCGGCCTGCGCATGCTCACCCGCACCCTGGCGCTGGAGCTGAGCCTGTACGGCATCACCGCCAACGCCGTGGCGCCCGGCGAGATCGCCACGCCCATGACCGGCCAGCACGAGCAGACCCCCGAGCAGGACACCCGCGCGGGCTACCCGCTGGCCCGGCCCGGCGACGCCCGAGAGGTGGCGGCGGCCATCGCCTTCCTGGCCGACCCCGCCGCCTCCTACATCACCGGCGCCACGCTGTTCGTGGACGGCGGCATGACGATGATGGGCCCGCAGGCCGGCGGTGCCCTGGACAGCCCCGAGTGGCGGGCCGGCTGA
- a CDS encoding winged helix-turn-helix transcriptional regulator → MTSSSGPAHPADCEVFAQVLDLVGRRWLPLILLAGAEGARRFGEYRRAVTGISDRVLSQRLRELADHGLVVREVVPTTPVQVTYRPTRRGLDLLDSLRPLIAWGRAHSVTGHRASA, encoded by the coding sequence GTGACATCCTCCTCCGGTCCCGCCCACCCCGCCGACTGCGAGGTGTTCGCCCAGGTCCTCGACCTCGTCGGCCGCCGCTGGCTGCCGCTGATCCTGCTGGCCGGCGCCGAGGGCGCCCGCCGCTTCGGCGAGTACCGGCGCGCCGTCACCGGCATCTCCGACCGCGTGCTCTCCCAGCGGCTGCGCGAACTCGCCGACCACGGCCTGGTCGTACGCGAGGTCGTGCCCACCACCCCGGTCCAGGTCACCTACCGGCCCACCCGGCGCGGCCTTGACCTGCTCGACTCCCTGCGCCCGCTCATCGCGTGGGGCCGCGCCCACTCCGTCACCGGCCACCGCGCCTCGGCCTGA
- a CDS encoding hemerythrin domain-containing protein → MSESQTAPNPLLDELKWVHGMLRRDLAACRRLAADAARGAPAGEIREGLSRLRSQGPLFQLRTNCLAFCRFVHHHHGLEDAAVFPRVRRTAPHLAAAVDRLEADHRVVSDLLDEVEAAAGDLTGDAAAQARARLAAALDTLADHLLEHLDYEEDVLGPVFLTW, encoded by the coding sequence ATGTCCGAAAGCCAGACCGCCCCCAACCCGCTGCTGGACGAGCTGAAGTGGGTGCACGGCATGCTCCGCCGCGACCTCGCCGCCTGCCGGCGGCTCGCCGCCGACGCCGCCCGGGGCGCTCCCGCCGGGGAGATCCGCGAAGGGCTGAGCCGCCTGCGCAGCCAGGGGCCGCTGTTCCAGCTGCGCACCAACTGCCTGGCCTTCTGCCGGTTCGTGCACCACCACCACGGGCTGGAGGACGCGGCGGTCTTCCCGCGCGTCCGCCGGACCGCGCCCCACCTGGCTGCGGCCGTGGACCGCCTGGAGGCCGACCACCGCGTGGTCTCCGACCTGCTTGACGAGGTGGAGGCGGCGGCCGGCGACCTCACGGGCGACGCCGCCGCCCAGGCCCGCGCCCGCCTCGCCGCCGCCCTGGACACCCTGGCCGACCACCTCCTGGAGCACCTCGACTACGAGGAGGACGTCCTGGGGCCGGTGTTCCTCACCTGGTAG
- a CDS encoding MFS transporter yields the protein MTAPHSAPATAAKAPAYRWVILILAWLAFTMTSVDRSTWGPASASVGEALGVSMAGLGVFATGYYIGYVISNAGGGFLTDWLGGRTILSASLFAAGVFMVCFGSSTSAAMGIAFQAVIGLFAGADYSAGVKLISTWFSERDRGMAMGVFMTATSLGTVVANTVVPRLIQWHDWQTSYHFFGGVSIAVAVACYVLVRNGDTGPAAARGRSAALPDLRPMARNRDLLLLGLAGFGGLWGTYGFITWSNTLMVDGNGVDPVTAGTVVAVFAFTAVIGKPLIGLVTDLIGKGRRLPTVVVLAFFSATLLVFGAMDSATAFLWVAPFLGLGAYIYSPLMVTMIPNVAGRALAGSAAGATNAVWQLGSVIVPVVVGAVYQHTGSFYAAFVTLAVGPLVGAAVMLLVREQAPANADARAGAGADTARAART from the coding sequence ATGACCGCACCGCACAGCGCGCCGGCCACGGCCGCGAAAGCGCCGGCGTACCGCTGGGTGATCCTCATCCTGGCCTGGCTGGCCTTCACCATGACCTCGGTCGACCGCTCCACGTGGGGCCCGGCCTCGGCGTCGGTCGGCGAGGCGCTGGGCGTCTCCATGGCCGGGCTGGGCGTCTTCGCCACCGGCTACTACATCGGCTACGTGATCTCCAACGCCGGCGGCGGATTCCTTACCGACTGGCTGGGCGGCCGCACGATCCTGTCCGCCTCGCTCTTCGCGGCCGGGGTGTTCATGGTCTGCTTCGGCTCCAGCACCTCGGCGGCCATGGGGATCGCCTTCCAGGCCGTCATCGGCCTGTTCGCCGGCGCGGACTACTCCGCCGGCGTCAAGTTGATCTCCACCTGGTTCAGCGAGCGCGACCGGGGCATGGCCATGGGCGTCTTCATGACCGCCACCTCGCTGGGCACCGTGGTGGCCAACACCGTGGTGCCGCGCCTCATCCAGTGGCACGACTGGCAGACCTCCTACCACTTCTTCGGCGGGGTCTCCATCGCGGTCGCCGTGGCCTGCTACGTGCTCGTGCGCAACGGCGACACCGGGCCGGCCGCCGCGCGCGGGCGCTCCGCCGCGCTGCCCGACCTGCGGCCCATGGCGCGCAACCGCGACCTGCTGCTGCTGGGCCTGGCCGGGTTCGGCGGCCTGTGGGGCACCTACGGGTTCATCACCTGGTCCAACACGCTCATGGTCGACGGCAACGGCGTCGACCCCGTCACGGCCGGGACCGTTGTGGCGGTGTTCGCGTTCACCGCCGTCATCGGCAAGCCGCTGATCGGCCTGGTCACCGACCTGATCGGCAAGGGCCGGCGGCTGCCCACGGTGGTGGTGCTGGCGTTCTTCTCGGCCACACTGCTGGTGTTCGGCGCCATGGACAGTGCCACCGCGTTCCTGTGGGTGGCCCCGTTCCTGGGGCTGGGCGCCTACATCTACTCTCCGCTGATGGTGACCATGATCCCCAACGTGGCCGGGCGGGCCCTGGCCGGGTCGGCGGCGGGCGCCACCAACGCGGTGTGGCAGCTGGGCTCGGTCATCGTGCCGGTGGTCGTGGGCGCGGTCTACCAGCACACCGGCTCCTTCTACGCCGCCTTCGTCACCCTGGCCGTGGGCCCGCTGGTGGGCGCGGCGGTGATGCTGCTGGTCCGCGAGCAGGCGCCCGCCAACGCGGACGCCCGCGCCGGGGCCGGCGCCGACACCGCGCGGGCGGCGCGGACGTGA
- a CDS encoding FAD-dependent oxidoreductase, which produces MIGGIDSGEHYDVVVAGGGAGGVAAAVGAARAGARTLLVERGPCLGGAGTLRNVVTYCGIYTRAEPHEQVIRGVAEEVLAGLRAEGAVSKPRRYTAVTVVFDPETAKRVLDDVCARAGVEVRLHSTVLDARREDGRVVSAVLADHAGLHEVTAGAFVDASGEADLAVRAGAAVRYGNGGRVQNGSLGVRFGGVPADAEVTRDTLRAAVRAARADGVGPLISDHGLIARMPISGDVIAFVVDEGYDARDARDTSRAEAHARRQARAYLEALRTLPGCGDAYLVGTGPELGTRESRHVEARYRLSGEEVLGAARFPDAVALCGWPVEYHPGPGLPAEWHFIKDDGYYEIPFGAVCSADTANLFAAGRCMDADRVAGGSVRVMGAAFATGHAAGVAAALTADTGTAEAAGVRRELVRQDAHLPGAG; this is translated from the coding sequence GTGATCGGTGGCATCGACAGCGGCGAGCACTACGACGTGGTGGTGGCCGGCGGCGGCGCCGGGGGCGTGGCCGCCGCCGTGGGCGCCGCCCGCGCCGGGGCGCGCACCCTGCTGGTGGAGCGCGGCCCCTGCCTGGGCGGGGCCGGGACCCTGCGCAACGTGGTGACCTACTGCGGGATCTACACCCGCGCCGAGCCCCACGAACAGGTCATCCGGGGTGTGGCCGAAGAGGTCCTGGCCGGGCTGCGGGCCGAGGGCGCGGTGTCAAAGCCGCGCAGGTACACCGCCGTCACCGTGGTGTTCGACCCCGAGACCGCCAAGCGGGTGCTCGACGACGTCTGCGCGCGGGCCGGGGTGGAGGTGCGGCTGCACAGCACCGTGCTGGACGCCCGCCGCGAGGACGGGCGCGTCGTCTCGGCCGTGCTCGCCGACCACGCCGGACTGCACGAGGTCACGGCCGGCGCGTTCGTGGACGCCTCGGGCGAGGCCGACCTCGCCGTCCGGGCGGGCGCGGCGGTGCGCTACGGCAACGGCGGCCGGGTGCAGAACGGGTCGCTGGGCGTGCGCTTCGGCGGCGTGCCCGCCGACGCCGAGGTCACCCGCGACACGCTGCGCGCGGCCGTGCGCGCGGCCCGCGCCGACGGGGTGGGCCCGCTGATCTCCGACCACGGCCTCATCGCGCGCATGCCAATCTCCGGCGACGTCATCGCGTTCGTGGTGGACGAGGGCTACGACGCGCGCGACGCCCGCGACACCAGCCGCGCCGAGGCGCACGCGCGCCGGCAGGCGCGCGCCTACCTGGAGGCGCTGCGCACCCTGCCGGGCTGCGGCGACGCCTACCTCGTGGGCACCGGCCCCGAGCTGGGCACCCGGGAGTCGCGCCACGTGGAGGCCCGCTACCGGCTCAGCGGCGAGGAGGTGCTGGGCGCGGCCCGGTTCCCCGACGCCGTCGCACTGTGCGGATGGCCGGTGGAGTACCACCCCGGCCCGGGGCTCCCGGCGGAGTGGCACTTCATCAAGGACGACGGCTACTACGAGATCCCCTTCGGCGCGGTGTGCAGCGCCGACACCGCCAACCTGTTCGCGGCGGGGCGCTGCATGGACGCCGACCGCGTGGCCGGGGGCTCGGTCCGGGTGATGGGCGCCGCGTTCGCCACCGGCCACGCCGCCGGTGTCGCCGCCGCCCTCACGGCCGACACGGGCACGGCCGAGGCCGCGGGCGTGCGCCGGGAACTGGTGCGCCAGGACGCCCACCTGCCCGGGGCCGGCTGA